From one Nonomuraea polychroma genomic stretch:
- a CDS encoding Lrp/AsnC family transcriptional regulator: MDELDTAILVELQRDGRQTNRELAERIGIAPSTCLERVRSLRVNGVIEGFHAEVNLDAIGRPVQALINVRLHPKIREAVEGFRDYVAALPETLAVFVVSGGDDFIIQVAVRDASHLRDFVLDHVARHRNIADVRTSLVYDHIRKTSVEVLPPQAPSGRRTGRKR; encoded by the coding sequence GTGGACGAACTTGATACGGCGATCCTCGTCGAGCTGCAGCGCGACGGCCGCCAGACCAACCGCGAGCTCGCCGAGCGCATCGGCATCGCGCCCTCGACCTGCCTGGAACGCGTCCGCTCGCTCCGCGTGAACGGCGTGATCGAGGGCTTTCACGCCGAGGTCAACCTCGACGCCATCGGCCGCCCCGTCCAGGCGCTGATCAACGTGCGGCTGCACCCCAAGATCCGCGAGGCCGTCGAAGGCTTCCGCGACTACGTCGCCGCCCTGCCGGAGACCCTCGCCGTCTTCGTCGTGTCGGGCGGCGACGACTTCATCATCCAAGTGGCCGTGCGTGACGCGAGCCACCTGCGCGACTTCGTGCTCGACCACGTCGCGCGCCACCGAAACATCGCCGACGTGCGCACCTCGCTGGTCTACGACCACATTCGCAAGACGTCGGTCGAGGTGCTCCCGCCGCAGGCGCCTTCCGGCCGCCGTACGGGCCGGAAACGTTAA
- the pip gene encoding prolyl aminopeptidase — protein sequence MYPPIEPYDHGMLDVGDGNLVYWEVCGNPEGKPALVVHGGPGSGCSVNMRKTFDPERYRAVLFDQRNCGRSRPHASDPATDLTANTTHHLIADMELLREHLGIDKWLLYGGSWGSTLILAYAEAHPERVSEIVIPAVTTTRRFEIDWLYRGVGRFFPEEWERFRQGVPEADRGGDTFALLAAYSRLLSDPDPGVRAKAARDWVTWEDAVISLETNGKPNAYSDRPDDAVMAMTRICSHYFSNGAWLEEGVLLREAGRLAGIPGVLIHGRLDLGGPPDTAWHLARAWPDARLIVVDDSGHTGSETMRKEIFAALDAFADR from the coding sequence TTGTATCCCCCGATTGAGCCGTACGACCACGGCATGCTCGACGTCGGCGACGGCAACCTCGTCTACTGGGAGGTCTGCGGCAACCCCGAGGGCAAGCCCGCGCTCGTCGTGCACGGCGGGCCGGGCTCGGGCTGCTCGGTCAACATGCGGAAGACGTTCGACCCGGAGCGTTACCGGGCCGTCCTGTTCGACCAGCGCAACTGCGGCCGCAGCCGGCCGCACGCCAGCGACCCGGCGACCGACCTGACGGCCAACACCACGCACCACCTGATCGCCGACATGGAGCTGCTCCGTGAGCACCTCGGCATCGACAAGTGGCTGTTGTACGGAGGCTCGTGGGGCTCGACGCTGATCCTCGCCTACGCGGAGGCGCATCCCGAGCGGGTGTCGGAGATCGTCATTCCCGCCGTGACCACCACCCGCCGCTTCGAGATCGACTGGCTCTACCGCGGCGTCGGCAGGTTCTTTCCCGAGGAATGGGAGCGGTTCAGGCAGGGCGTGCCGGAGGCCGACCGCGGCGGTGACACGTTCGCCTTGCTGGCGGCGTACTCGCGGCTCCTGTCCGATCCCGACCCCGGCGTCCGCGCGAAGGCCGCCCGCGACTGGGTCACCTGGGAGGACGCGGTGATCTCCCTGGAGACCAACGGCAAGCCGAACGCCTACAGCGACCGGCCCGACGACGCCGTGATGGCGATGACGCGGATCTGCTCCCACTACTTCTCCAACGGCGCCTGGCTGGAGGAAGGCGTGCTGCTGCGCGAGGCCGGGCGGCTGGCGGGCATCCCCGGCGTCCTCATCCACGGCCGCCTGGACCTCGGCGGACCGCCCGACACGGCGTGGCACCTGGCCCGGGCGTGGCCGGACGCCCGGCTGATCGTGGTGGACGACTCCGGGCACACCGGCAGCGAGACGATGCGGAAGGAGATCTTCGCGGCGCTGGACGCCTTCGCCGATCGCTGA
- a CDS encoding neutral zinc metallopeptidase, translating to MAPTAAAAYPVKDPKLTKNPLYEAGALPTTTCAESELKRNNLTLARAYLDAVVACLETAWEQHLTNAGLSYEKVKVRHMNRIPKNYCGFDVGKEDSQAWYCGRNGTLVFQLGKGWLDNPYDLWLFNTASSLYGYHVQKLVGISAAYDKLRYRNRTEYDEQERRQSLQSECLGGVFMKSVWPIEGRTTNDWNELLDIVQGDEPGERRWFGKTSTVKSWMRRGFASGDPGSCNTWAAPSSKVA from the coding sequence ATGGCCCCCACCGCGGCGGCGGCGTACCCCGTGAAAGACCCCAAGCTCACCAAGAACCCGCTCTACGAGGCAGGTGCGCTGCCGACGACCACGTGCGCGGAATCGGAGCTCAAGCGCAACAATCTCACGTTGGCCCGCGCCTATCTGGACGCGGTCGTCGCCTGCCTGGAAACGGCGTGGGAGCAGCATCTCACGAACGCCGGCCTGAGTTACGAGAAGGTCAAGGTCCGGCACATGAACCGGATCCCCAAGAACTACTGCGGTTTCGACGTAGGAAAGGAGGACTCCCAGGCGTGGTACTGCGGCCGTAATGGCACGCTGGTCTTCCAGCTCGGCAAGGGATGGCTCGACAACCCTTACGACCTGTGGCTGTTCAACACGGCGTCCTCCTTGTACGGCTACCACGTGCAGAAGCTCGTCGGCATCTCCGCCGCCTACGACAAATTGCGCTATCGCAACAGGACGGAGTACGACGAGCAGGAGCGTCGCCAGAGCCTGCAGTCCGAATGCCTCGGTGGCGTCTTCATGAAGAGCGTGTGGCCGATCGAGGGCAGGACCACGAACGACTGGAACGAGTTGCTGGACATCGTCCAGGGTGACGAGCCCGGCGAGAGGCGTTGGTTCGGCAAGACGTCCACCGTCAAGTCGTGGATGAGGCGCGGGTTCGCCAGCGGCGATCCGGGCTCCTGCAACACCTGGGCCGCCCCGTCGTCCAAGGTGGCGTGA
- a CDS encoding MmcQ/YjbR family DNA-binding protein yields the protein MAGGWTDADVERVRDRLAELAGGLPGVVAEDSFGHVGFMLGRKRIAWLLIDHHGDGRLTLAVKAPPGELETLMAADPARYFRPAYVKSWVGVDLHDVEPDWAEIGALLEQAWRMTAGKRAVAAYDAEHADPDRAHDH from the coding sequence ATGGCAGGCGGGTGGACGGATGCGGACGTCGAGCGGGTGCGTGATCGGCTGGCCGAGCTGGCCGGCGGGCTGCCCGGGGTGGTCGCCGAGGACTCGTTCGGGCACGTCGGGTTCATGCTGGGACGCAAGCGGATCGCCTGGTTGCTCATCGACCACCACGGGGACGGGCGGCTGACGCTGGCCGTGAAGGCGCCGCCGGGCGAGTTGGAGACGCTGATGGCGGCCGACCCGGCACGTTACTTCCGGCCCGCCTACGTCAAGTCGTGGGTCGGCGTCGACCTGCATGACGTCGAGCCCGACTGGGCGGAGATCGGTGCGCTGCTGGAGCAGGCGTGGCGGATGACCGCGGGCAAGCGCGCCGTGGCGGCGTACGACGCCGAGCACGCAGACCCGGATCGGGCGCACGACCACTGA
- a CDS encoding NUDIX hydrolase, protein MRTRRGARIVLLDRDERVLLIQHRNDGAIVVPGSPVRDLFWIPPGGGVEEGEDFLDAARRELVEETGLTDVEWGPCLWIRDVQVTWNGRPVHKQDRYFLARYRGSADDVSRARLDPGEQELIIELRWWSLEDLAGADGEALRPPGLPELLADVLAGRLPDGPRVLRA, encoded by the coding sequence ATGCGAACGCGACGGGGTGCCCGGATCGTGCTGCTCGATCGTGATGAGCGGGTCCTTCTGATTCAGCACCGGAACGACGGCGCCATCGTGGTGCCGGGCTCGCCCGTACGGGATCTGTTCTGGATCCCGCCCGGTGGAGGTGTCGAAGAAGGAGAGGACTTCCTCGACGCCGCGCGGCGGGAGCTGGTGGAGGAGACCGGGCTGACGGACGTCGAGTGGGGCCCGTGCCTGTGGATTCGGGACGTTCAGGTGACGTGGAACGGGCGGCCGGTGCACAAACAAGATCGGTACTTCCTTGCCCGGTATCGCGGCAGTGCCGATGACGTCAGCCGTGCCCGTTTGGATCCGGGCGAACAGGAACTGATCATTGAGCTGCGATGGTGGTCCCTGGAAGATCTGGCCGGTGCCGACGGGGAGGCGTTGCGGCCTCCAGGGTTGCCCGAGTTGCTCGCCGACGTGCTGGCGGGACGGCTGCCGGATGGGCCACGCGTGCTGCGTGCGTGA
- a CDS encoding DinB family protein has translation MTVSDPKADLHRYLQIARDALLWKLDGLSEYDVRRPMTPTGTNLLGLIKHVASVEFGYFGDVFDRPSGEPLPWFEEDAEPNADMWATADESREQIIALYHRAWAHADATINELPLDAVGRVAWWPAERREATLHRILIHVITETNRHAGHADIVREMIDGAAGLRADNGNLPSRDETWWETYRNRLEQAARKAGETR, from the coding sequence ATGACCGTATCGGACCCCAAAGCCGACCTCCACCGCTATTTGCAGATCGCCCGCGATGCCCTGCTATGGAAGCTCGACGGCCTTTCCGAGTACGACGTCCGCCGCCCCATGACCCCGACGGGCACCAACCTCCTCGGCCTGATCAAGCACGTGGCCAGCGTCGAGTTCGGCTACTTCGGCGACGTCTTCGACCGCCCGTCCGGCGAGCCGCTCCCCTGGTTCGAGGAGGACGCGGAGCCCAACGCGGACATGTGGGCGACGGCCGACGAGTCCCGCGAGCAGATCATCGCGCTGTACCACCGGGCCTGGGCGCACGCGGACGCCACGATCAACGAGCTGCCCCTGGACGCCGTCGGTCGAGTCGCCTGGTGGCCGGCCGAGCGCCGCGAGGCCACCCTGCACCGGATCCTCATTCACGTGATCACCGAGACCAACCGCCATGCCGGCCACGCCGACATCGTCAGAGAGATGATCGACGGCGCCGCCGGACTACGCGCGGACAACGGCAACCTGCCGTCCAGGGATGAGACGTGGTGGGAGACGTACCGGAACCGTCTGGAGCAGGCGGCGCGGAAGGCCGGCGAGACCAGGTAG
- a CDS encoding nitroreductase family deazaflavin-dependent oxidoreductase, with the protein MGTILAPSPPPTGSGREVTVVEQQQSSGGFKARVSTALRPFFQWLAGTRGFALVAPKIVPPLDRLVNRLTGGRALMGDQMIPHLLLTTTGSKSGQPRETPLACWPEDGGTFLVVGSNFGREHHPAWSGNLLKTPQATVRFQGRVIPVTAALLTDAEREQAWQTLIRFWPLYQGYTDRSGRELRVFRLSPDAR; encoded by the coding sequence TTGGGCACTATCCTGGCCCCGTCACCACCGCCTACCGGATCCGGACGTGAGGTCACCGTGGTCGAGCAGCAGCAGTCCAGCGGCGGGTTCAAGGCACGCGTCAGCACCGCGCTGCGCCCGTTCTTCCAGTGGCTCGCGGGCACGAGGGGCTTCGCCCTGGTCGCGCCCAAGATCGTGCCGCCCCTGGACCGCCTCGTCAACCGGCTGACCGGCGGCCGCGCCCTCATGGGCGACCAGATGATCCCCCACCTGCTGCTCACCACGACCGGCAGCAAGTCGGGGCAGCCCCGCGAGACCCCGCTGGCCTGCTGGCCCGAGGACGGTGGCACGTTCCTCGTGGTGGGCAGCAACTTCGGCAGGGAGCACCATCCCGCCTGGAGCGGCAACCTCCTGAAGACCCCACAGGCCACGGTGCGTTTCCAGGGCCGTGTGATCCCCGTGACGGCCGCCCTGCTGACAGACGCCGAACGCGAGCAGGCCTGGCAGACCCTCATCCGCTTCTGGCCGCTCTACCAGGGCTACACCGACCGCTCCGGCCGCGAGCTACGCGTCTTCCGCCTCTCTCCGGACGCCCGCTAA
- a CDS encoding alcohol dehydrogenase catalytic domain-containing protein — protein sequence MKATVLQGVGDIRLVEVPDPVLREPTDVLVRVRLAAVCGSDLWPYRGLESFAPGDRMGHEWIGTVEEIGPEVVRLRKGDLVVAPFAFADGGCPACRDGLPTSCRRGGFWGGADDGGQAEAVRVPFADATLVPVRADVDDDLARRLLPLTDVMATGHHATVLAGVVRGGTVVVIGDGAVGLCAVLAARRAGAERIISVGRHAERAPLARRFGATDTLHADDPQTAPLIVERTGGGAVSVAECVGGQSALDLALAVARPGGTIGSVGVPNGVTRVDLYRFFRANVALRAGVAPVRVYLDALIDDVLAGRLDPSPVFTAEAALAGIADAYRAMDRRQAIKVAARP from the coding sequence ATGAAGGCGACTGTTCTGCAGGGCGTGGGTGACATCCGGCTGGTCGAGGTGCCTGATCCGGTGCTTCGCGAGCCCACTGACGTGCTGGTGCGGGTACGGCTGGCGGCTGTGTGCGGGTCCGATCTGTGGCCGTACCGAGGGCTTGAATCCTTCGCGCCCGGCGATCGGATGGGGCACGAGTGGATCGGGACCGTGGAGGAGATCGGGCCGGAGGTCGTACGGCTGCGGAAGGGGGATCTCGTGGTGGCGCCGTTCGCGTTCGCGGACGGCGGGTGCCCGGCGTGCCGGGACGGCCTGCCCACTTCCTGCCGGCGCGGCGGGTTCTGGGGTGGAGCCGACGACGGGGGGCAGGCAGAGGCGGTACGGGTGCCGTTCGCCGATGCGACCCTGGTCCCCGTCAGGGCCGACGTCGATGACGATCTGGCTCGGAGGTTGTTGCCGTTGACCGACGTCATGGCGACCGGGCACCACGCCACGGTCCTTGCCGGGGTCGTGCGCGGTGGGACGGTCGTGGTGATCGGCGATGGCGCGGTGGGCTTGTGCGCGGTTCTGGCCGCGCGGCGGGCCGGGGCCGAACGCATCATCTCCGTCGGTCGGCATGCCGAGCGTGCGCCGTTGGCCCGGCGCTTCGGCGCCACCGACACCCTCCACGCCGACGATCCGCAGACCGCCCCGCTGATCGTCGAGCGCACCGGCGGCGGCGCCGTTTCGGTGGCCGAGTGTGTCGGCGGGCAGTCGGCGCTCGACCTCGCGCTGGCGGTGGCGCGTCCCGGCGGCACGATCGGCTCGGTCGGGGTGCCCAACGGCGTCACCCGGGTGGATCTCTACCGGTTCTTCCGGGCCAACGTCGCGCTGCGTGCGGGTGTGGCGCCGGTCCGGGTCTATCTCGACGCGCTCATCGATGACGTGCTCGCCGGGCGGCTCGATCCATCGCCCGTCTTCACCGCGGAGGCGGCCTTGGCCGGCATCGCCGACGCTTACCGGGCCATGGACCGACGCCAAGCGATCAAGGTGGCGGCCAGGCCGTGA
- a CDS encoding Lrp/AsnC family transcriptional regulator, with amino-acid sequence MNTDEPPVVDPIDMKIIRELTRDARTSLAELGRRVSLSRSAVAERLRRLEDSGVIQGYTAHLDLARLGLGLQVRVALRPRYRSTKDANHLRQRLLTTACVLSCVHVTGQNCYELTIAVRDARHLETVLEELGTLGETTSSVVLSELVNPRDVDVTTWVTQ; translated from the coding sequence GTGAACACCGACGAACCGCCGGTTGTCGACCCCATTGACATGAAAATCATCCGCGAGCTCACTCGCGACGCCCGGACCAGCCTCGCCGAACTGGGCCGGCGTGTGTCCCTGAGCCGATCGGCGGTCGCCGAGAGACTCCGCCGGCTCGAGGACAGCGGCGTGATCCAGGGCTACACCGCGCATCTCGATCTGGCCCGGCTCGGCCTCGGCCTCCAGGTCCGCGTCGCGTTGCGCCCCCGCTACCGTTCCACGAAGGACGCGAATCACCTACGCCAACGCCTGCTGACCACAGCGTGCGTCTTGTCCTGTGTCCATGTGACCGGCCAGAACTGCTACGAGCTCACGATCGCCGTACGCGACGCCCGCCATCTCGAAACGGTGCTGGAGGAGCTCGGCACGCTCGGCGAGACCACGTCCTCTGTCGTGCTCTCCGAACTCGTCAACCCGCGCGACGTCGACGTCACCACCTGGGTCACACAGTGA
- a CDS encoding protein kinase family protein, which translates to MSHALRLAAYQAVSTRLALLSDRQIIDLVNAATPHGAGIGGRSAELEVDGRQVFVKRVPLTDLETRPEHLRSTANLFDLPTFYQYGIGSAGFGAWRELATHTMTTNWVLGDIYDGFPLMYHWRVVPDSPPVGFADEFGGVEGAVEHWEGSPAVRERLEAIGRSSLSLVLFLEHIPQTLAAWLRDHQDGDTYAWAERALARGTAFMSANGLVHFDAHFHNVLTDGHRIYFADFGLALSSRFDLSAGEATFLSDHLAYDQHYTAAHLLRYHLPGGAHDQAFLRDWIAGDTRPAHVPSALAAIIDRHARTALVMNDFHQRLITETKHTPYPVGELKRAAEQ; encoded by the coding sequence ATGTCGCACGCGCTACGCCTGGCCGCTTACCAGGCCGTTTCCACCCGACTGGCGCTGCTCAGCGACCGCCAGATCATCGACCTCGTGAACGCGGCCACGCCGCACGGCGCCGGCATCGGCGGCAGATCGGCGGAGCTGGAGGTCGACGGCAGGCAGGTCTTCGTCAAGCGGGTGCCGCTGACGGACCTTGAAACCCGGCCGGAACATCTCCGCTCGACGGCCAACCTCTTCGACCTGCCCACCTTCTACCAGTACGGCATCGGCTCGGCCGGGTTCGGGGCCTGGCGGGAGCTGGCGACCCACACCATGACCACCAACTGGGTCCTCGGTGACATCTACGACGGCTTCCCGCTGATGTACCACTGGCGGGTCGTGCCCGATTCCCCTCCGGTGGGCTTCGCCGACGAGTTCGGGGGCGTGGAGGGGGCGGTCGAGCACTGGGAAGGCTCCCCGGCCGTGCGCGAGCGGCTTGAGGCCATCGGCCGGTCCTCGCTCAGCTTGGTGCTCTTCCTCGAGCACATCCCGCAGACGCTGGCCGCATGGCTGCGCGACCATCAGGACGGCGACACGTACGCATGGGCAGAGCGGGCTCTGGCCCGCGGGACCGCCTTCATGAGCGCCAACGGGCTCGTCCACTTCGATGCTCATTTCCACAATGTCCTGACCGACGGCCACCGCATCTATTTCGCGGACTTCGGGCTCGCGCTCTCTTCTCGATTCGACCTCTCGGCAGGCGAGGCCACGTTCCTGTCTGATCACCTTGCCTACGATCAGCACTACACCGCGGCTCATCTTCTGCGTTACCACCTCCCTGGTGGCGCTCACGACCAGGCGTTCCTCCGCGACTGGATCGCGGGCGACACGCGGCCCGCGCACGTCCCGTCCGCACTGGCCGCGATCATCGACCGGCACGCCAGGACGGCTCTCGTCATGAACGACTTCCACCAACGCCTCATCACCGAGACCAAGCACACGCCGTATCCGGTCGGCGAACTCAAGCGGGCTGCAGAACAGTGA
- a CDS encoding class I SAM-dependent methyltransferase codes for MTADVAFYVDLARETDGPLVELAVGNGRVAIPVARATGRRVIGIDVSPAMLAQARTRAAEAGVELDLRAADMRDFAVDEPAALIYCPFRSLQHLPTWADRRRTFERVAAALRPRGRFAWNAIAFDHRIAARLDGEHQDEPVPHTIRHAVGDNRIDIVLDDGATSSFWWGTKNEWLGLIDVAGLELEALYGGFAREPFTEESREYVFIARRREP; via the coding sequence CTCGCACGCGAGACGGACGGGCCGCTGGTCGAGCTCGCGGTCGGCAACGGGCGGGTCGCGATCCCGGTCGCGCGGGCAACCGGCCGGCGGGTCATCGGCATCGACGTGTCGCCGGCGATGCTCGCCCAAGCCCGTACCCGGGCGGCCGAAGCAGGAGTGGAGCTCGACCTGCGTGCGGCCGACATGCGTGACTTCGCGGTGGACGAGCCGGCGGCGCTGATCTACTGCCCGTTCCGATCGCTGCAGCACCTGCCGACCTGGGCCGACCGCCGCCGCACCTTCGAACGTGTCGCCGCGGCCCTCCGGCCGCGGGGACGCTTCGCCTGGAACGCCATCGCCTTCGACCATCGCATTGCCGCGCGGCTCGACGGTGAGCACCAGGACGAACCCGTACCGCACACGATCCGTCATGCCGTGGGCGACAACCGTATCGACATCGTCCTCGACGACGGCGCGACGAGTTCCTTCTGGTGGGGGACGAAGAACGAGTGGCTCGGGCTGATCGACGTCGCCGGTCTTGAGCTGGAGGCGCTCTATGGCGGCTTCGCGCGCGAGCCGTTCACCGAGGAAAGCCGCGAGTACGTGTTCATAGCCCGCCGCCGGGAGCCGTGA